In one Campylobacter insulaenigrae NCTC 12927 genomic region, the following are encoded:
- the pepE gene encoding dipeptidase PepE, which yields MLNLLLFSASSYQDSPYLSHTKEFIDSFLNENNVLNEQILFIPYAGVRRTYDEYEEKVRQGLQKDNIKSLHKFDNFKEAILNAKVIMVGGGNSFELLNQLYKNDLLESIKNSVMNGACYIGWSAGSNIAGASIKTTNDMPIVMPQSFDSLNLFPYQINPHFISGKIKGHNGESREERLQEYLIINPNDKVYALPEGCALKIKNNTLKSVGFKDVKIFTYPMQESLLKLDQEYTY from the coding sequence ATGCTAAATCTTTTGCTTTTTAGTGCATCATCTTATCAAGATAGCCCTTATTTAAGCCATACAAAAGAATTTATCGATTCTTTTTTAAATGAAAATAATGTTTTAAATGAGCAAATTCTTTTTATACCTTATGCAGGTGTTCGGAGAACTTATGATGAATATGAAGAAAAAGTAAGACAAGGTTTACAAAAAGATAATATAAAATCTTTACACAAATTTGATAATTTTAAAGAAGCTATTTTAAATGCTAAAGTAATCATGGTAGGTGGAGGAAATAGTTTTGAGCTTTTAAATCAACTGTATAAGAATGATTTATTAGAAAGTATAAAAAATAGTGTTATGAATGGTGCCTGTTATATAGGTTGGAGTGCTGGATCAAATATAGCAGGTGCAAGTATAAAAACAACTAATGATATGCCTATAGTAATGCCTCAAAGTTTTGATAGTTTAAATCTTTTTCCATATCAAATAAATCCTCATTTTATAAGCGGTAAAATAAAAGGACATAATGGAGAAAGTCGCGAAGAGCGTTTGCAAGAATATTTGATCATAAATCCTAATGATAAAGTTTATGCTTTACCTGAAGGTTGTGCTTTAAAGATCAAAAATAATACCTTAAAATCCGTAGGTTTTAAAGATGTAAAAATTTTTACTTATCCTATGCAAGAAAGCCTTTTAAAATTAGATCAAGAATATACTTATTAA
- the surE gene encoding 5'/3'-nucleotidase SurE: MKEILITNDDGYESKGLTKLVKMLKKEFKAKITIVAPATEKSACSHSITLTKPLRFHKIKKRFYKLDDGTPADCIYLALHTFYKKRLPDLVISGINKGANIGEDITYSGTCAGAMEAVLQGIPAIALSQFYQDNQEKLDFKLALKITKKIVKNIFKKNFPLDKKEFLNINFPSTRINFKGIKVCKAGKRIYNYKAHANTNPRGVRYYWLATTNLDHEHEKRSDIALLKQGYVTITPIMLDLTAYKQIKNLKKWIKNG, from the coding sequence ATGAAAGAAATTTTAATCACAAATGATGATGGTTATGAAAGTAAAGGGCTTACAAAACTTGTCAAAATGCTTAAAAAAGAATTTAAAGCTAAAATTACTATAGTAGCTCCAGCTACTGAAAAATCGGCATGTTCGCATTCTATTACCTTAACAAAACCTTTAAGATTTCATAAAATCAAAAAAAGATTTTATAAACTTGATGATGGGACTCCTGCTGATTGTATTTACCTTGCTTTACACACTTTTTACAAAAAACGTTTGCCAGATCTTGTAATTAGTGGAATTAATAAAGGGGCTAATATAGGTGAAGACATCACCTATTCAGGCACTTGTGCAGGAGCTATGGAGGCAGTTTTACAAGGAATTCCTGCAATTGCTTTATCACAATTTTATCAAGATAATCAAGAAAAATTAGATTTCAAACTTGCCTTAAAAATTACAAAAAAAATAGTCAAAAATATTTTTAAAAAGAATTTTCCCTTGGATAAGAAAGAATTTTTAAATATTAATTTTCCTTCTACAAGAATAAATTTCAAAGGTATTAAGGTTTGCAAAGCAGGGAAAAGAATTTATAATTATAAAGCTCATGCAAATACCAATCCTAGAGGTGTGCGGTATTATTGGTTGGCTACAACTAACCTTGATCATGAGCATGAAAAAAGATCTGATATTGCACTTTTAAAACAAGGTTATGTCACAATAACCCCTATAATGCTTGATCTAACAGCTTATAAACAAATAAAAAATCTCAAAAAATGGATAAAAAATGGATAG
- a CDS encoding dinucleotide-utilizing enzyme, molybdopterin/thiamine biosynthesis family 1, producing MDRYTRIKWLVNDDNFAKIQNTKVLVCGLGGVGGICVDALYRSGFTNLTLIDADKFEVTNQNRQLHSENIGEEKAKVFEKIYKAKGIVSKIDNQFLNEFDLSKFDLIIDAIDDIPAKVALVNLINFKKQIFISSTGGARKLDPTRIRTTSIFKTYGDALAKKFRYELRKSGFKGNFDVVFSDEEANCKNLGSFMGVTASFGLALASLALRKVLEK from the coding sequence ATGGATAGATACACTCGTATAAAATGGCTTGTAAATGATGATAATTTTGCCAAAATTCAAAACACTAAAGTTTTAGTTTGTGGGCTTGGGGGTGTTGGCGGAATATGTGTAGATGCCTTATATCGCAGTGGTTTTACCAATCTTACCTTAATAGATGCTGATAAATTTGAAGTCACAAATCAAAACCGCCAACTTCATAGTGAAAACATAGGTGAAGAGAAAGCTAAAGTTTTTGAAAAAATTTATAAAGCTAAGGGAATAGTAAGCAAAATTGACAATCAATTTTTAAATGAATTTGATTTAAGTAAATTTGATTTAATCATCGATGCGATTGATGACATACCAGCCAAAGTAGCTTTAGTAAATTTAATCAATTTTAAAAAACAAATTTTTATTTCATCAACTGGCGGAGCTAGAAAATTAGATCCTACACGCATAAGAACAACAAGTATTTTTAAAACTTATGGCGATGCACTTGCAAAAAAATTCCGTTATGAACTTAGAAAATCTGGATTTAAGGGAAATTTTGATGTAGTATTTTCTGATGAAGAAGCAAATTGCAAAAATCTTGGCTCCTTTATGGGTGTCACAGCTTCATTTGGACTTGCTTTAGCTTCTTTAGCTTTAAGAAAAGTACTTGAAAAATAA
- the blaOXA gene encoding OXA-493 family class D beta-lactamase, which yields MRWFLFISILCNLTFSNEILQDIFKDYNESGIFIAYDGKNYYSNDFKKTDKRILPASTFKIFNALIALNEGVVKDINEIFYHYKGEKVFLPSWKNNANLALAMQRSQVTVFKKLARKIGLEKMQANLNKLNYGNKTISKIDEFWLDNSLKISPKEQANLLFKLANLALDYPKNIQKELINIIKLSENNHYELFAKTGWGLDKFGQIVGFAKDKKSHQIYAFALCMDISDFNKLYLREKLAKKYLSNLIKFGT from the coding sequence ATGCGATGGTTTTTATTTATAAGTATTTTATGTAATCTTACTTTTTCAAATGAAATTTTGCAAGATATTTTTAAAGATTACAATGAAAGTGGAATTTTTATTGCATATGATGGTAAAAATTATTATAGCAATGATTTTAAAAAAACAGATAAAAGAATTTTACCTGCTTCTACTTTTAAGATTTTCAATGCCCTAATAGCACTTAATGAAGGCGTTGTAAAAGATATCAATGAAATTTTTTATCACTACAAAGGTGAAAAAGTATTTTTACCATCTTGGAAAAATAATGCAAATTTAGCCCTAGCTATGCAAAGATCTCAAGTTACTGTATTTAAGAAATTAGCTAGAAAAATTGGCTTAGAAAAAATGCAAGCGAATTTAAATAAACTCAACTACGGTAATAAAACAATAAGTAAAATAGATGAATTTTGGCTTGATAATTCCTTAAAAATAAGTCCAAAAGAACAAGCAAATTTGCTTTTTAAGCTCGCTAACTTAGCATTAGATTATCCTAAAAATATACAAAAAGAACTTATAAATATCATCAAACTAAGCGAAAATAATCATTATGAACTTTTTGCAAAAACAGGTTGGGGTTTAGATAAATTTGGGCAAATAGTGGGTTTTGCAAAAGATAAAAAATCTCATCAAATTTATGCTTTTGCTTTATGTATGGATATAAGTGATTTTAATAAACTTTATCTAAGAGAGAAGTTAGCAAAAAAATATCTATCAAACTTAATCAAATTTGGCACATAA
- a CDS encoding biotin synthesis protein BioC codes for MQSFIRAKDTYNTNTPVQKDMAKELCEMLIESDLSCFDEVLEFGCGTGEFSQMLQKNIKFKKYFLNDIYFFENPCRYEEFGIFDMNELKNHHFYTKKFDLIASNACMQWLKIDDLLENFTSMLNKNGILLFSTFGEKNFIQIKQSTNLSLDYLSLEQISKKLSTNFKVLQAKEKVVNLKFNSTLGLFKHLKLSGVNALQKKFFIGKEFLKNYEKEFQNTLTYHPLFFMCQI; via the coding sequence TTGCAATCTTTCATAAGAGCAAAAGACACTTATAATACAAATACGCCTGTGCAAAAAGACATGGCTAAAGAGCTTTGCGAAATGCTTATTGAAAGTGATTTAAGTTGTTTTGATGAGGTACTTGAGTTTGGATGTGGCACAGGAGAATTTAGTCAAATGCTGCAAAAAAATATAAAATTTAAAAAGTATTTTTTAAATGATATTTATTTCTTTGAAAATCCTTGTCGATATGAAGAATTTGGCATTTTTGATATGAATGAACTTAAAAATCATCATTTTTATACGAAAAAATTTGATCTTATAGCTTCAAATGCTTGTATGCAGTGGTTAAAGATAGATGATCTTTTAGAAAATTTTACGAGCATGCTAAATAAAAATGGGATTTTACTTTTTTCTACCTTTGGAGAAAAAAATTTCATACAAATAAAACAAAGCACAAATTTGTCATTAGATTATTTGAGTTTAGAGCAAATTTCAAAAAAACTTTCTACAAATTTTAAAGTTTTGCAAGCTAAAGAAAAGGTTGTAAATTTGAAATTTAACTCTACTTTAGGACTTTTTAAACATTTAAAACTAAGCGGAGTAAATGCCTTGCAGAAAAAATTTTTTATAGGAAAAGAATTTTTGAAAAATTATGAAAAAGAATTTCAAAATACCTTAACTTATCATCCTTTATTTTTTATGTGCCAAATTTGA
- a CDS encoding pimeloyl-ACP methyl esterase BioG family protein: MKTHFLHENANSRELILFFSGFCSHFSHFTHLKSDVNVLMVYDYTSFDWEFNLNKFEKIILVGFSMGVCVASKILKDLKFDKKIAINGTNLAINDEFGIKNAIYKFTMKRFVLKDFKANLFEKRANLSGWFYFEESEHLKNELFSLYEFCTKDLNENFTWAKAIISKDDKIFPPKHTLNFFKEKARFVDEPHFAFFKYHTWEELCNLS, encoded by the coding sequence TTGAAAACTCATTTTTTACATGAAAATGCAAATTCGCGCGAGTTGATTTTGTTTTTTTCAGGGTTTTGTTCGCATTTTAGCCATTTTACGCATTTAAAAAGTGATGTAAATGTTTTAATGGTGTATGATTATACGAGTTTTGATTGGGAATTTAATCTTAATAAATTTGAAAAAATTATTCTTGTTGGCTTTTCTATGGGAGTTTGTGTAGCGAGTAAAATTTTAAAAGATTTAAAATTTGATAAAAAAATAGCTATAAATGGTACAAATTTGGCTATAAATGATGAATTCGGGATTAAAAATGCTATTTATAAGTTTACAATGAAAAGATTTGTTTTAAAAGATTTTAAAGCAAATTTGTTTGAAAAAAGAGCTAATTTGAGTGGCTGGTTTTACTTTGAAGAAAGTGAGCATTTAAAAAATGAGCTTTTTAGCTTATATGAGTTTTGTACTAAAGATTTAAATGAAAATTTCACTTGGGCTAAAGCGATAATTAGCAAAGATGATAAAATTTTCCCACCTAAACATACTTTAAATTTTTTCAAAGAAAAAGCAAGGTTTGTTGATGAGCCACATTTTGCATTTTTTAAATACCACACTTGGGAAGAGCTTTGCAATCTTTCATAA
- a CDS encoding aminotransferase class I/II-fold pyridoxal phosphate-dependent enzyme has translation MQITQILDELKQQDNFRILRSLKHDGKYVIYNEQKLLNLAGNDYLNLSNEKALKQDFLTHLKEFEFSSSSSRSLSGNYAIFDEFESFLEAKLGRKILHFNNGYALNISCLQALASIKNTLFLADKQVHASIIDGLRLGGAKFIRFKHNDIEHLQSLVQKHYKEFENIIIISEALFSMDGDFAPIKEFVSLKKEYKNIKIYIDEAHSVGCFGDNGLGYVNFLGLEKEIDFLVFTFGKAIASMGACMISDEKEFFINKARAFIYSTAIAPINVAWTLHVFKHLHEFNTQRNELLELSTWFKNALASKGAVLGEAYIISFVLGQNTLASKISQKLLEKGVFALAIKEPTVAKNTARIRFSLHAGLVKKDLEKVLEVF, from the coding sequence ATGCAAATTACGCAAATTTTAGATGAATTAAAACAACAAGATAATTTTAGAATTTTACGCTCATTAAAGCATGATGGAAAATATGTTATTTATAATGAGCAAAAATTGCTAAATTTAGCAGGAAATGATTATTTAAATTTAAGCAATGAAAAAGCGTTAAAGCAAGATTTTTTAACACATTTAAAAGAATTTGAATTTTCTAGTTCAAGCTCAAGAAGTTTGAGTGGAAATTATGCTATTTTTGATGAATTTGAAAGCTTTTTAGAAGCTAAGTTAGGCAGAAAAATCTTACATTTTAATAATGGCTATGCTTTAAATATAAGCTGTTTACAAGCTTTAGCAAGTATTAAAAATACTTTGTTTTTAGCGGATAAACAAGTGCATGCAAGTATCATTGATGGTTTAAGGCTTGGTGGGGCTAAATTTATAAGATTTAAACACAATGATATAGAGCATTTACAAAGCTTAGTACAAAAGCATTATAAAGAATTTGAAAACATCATTATCATAAGTGAAGCTTTATTTAGTATGGACGGGGATTTTGCACCTATAAAAGAATTTGTAAGCTTAAAAAAAGAATACAAAAATATAAAAATTTATATAGATGAAGCACATAGTGTGGGGTGTTTTGGAGATAATGGTTTGGGTTATGTGAATTTTTTGGGCTTAGAAAAGGAAATAGATTTTTTAGTTTTTACCTTTGGTAAGGCCATAGCTTCTATGGGAGCTTGCATGATAAGCGATGAAAAAGAATTTTTTATCAATAAAGCAAGAGCTTTTATATATTCAACCGCTATTGCACCTATCAATGTAGCTTGGACTTTGCATGTATTTAAGCATTTGCACGAATTTAACACTCAAAGAAATGAGCTTTTGGAGCTAAGCACTTGGTTTAAAAATGCTTTGGCAAGCAAAGGTGCAGTTTTAGGTGAGGCTTATATCATCTCTTTTGTTTTAGGGCAAAATACATTAGCTAGTAAAATTTCTCAAAAGCTTTTAGAAAAAGGTGTTTTTGCGCTTGCTATTAAAGAGCCAACAGTGGCTAAAAATACAGCTAGAATTCGTTTTTCTTTGCATGCTGGGCTAGTGAAAAAAGATTTAGAAAAAGTTTTGGAGGTATTTTGA
- a CDS encoding TPR repeat protein, Sel1 subfamily: MKKVLIVLAILFLNFVYSQEDLVAKGIKAYDRGDYLIALKCFKKSCDLNDGLGCFNLGIMYANGSGIKKDNFKAVELYQKSCDLNSDLGCFNLGAMYAIGSGVRKDISKALEYFGKACDLRDDLDC, translated from the coding sequence ATGAAAAAAGTATTAATTGTATTAGCAATTTTATTTTTAAATTTTGTATACTCGCAAGAGGATTTGGTTGCAAAAGGAATTAAAGCTTACGATAGAGGCGATTATTTAATAGCTTTAAAATGCTTTAAAAAATCTTGTGACTTAAATGATGGTTTAGGTTGTTTTAATCTTGGAATTATGTATGCAAATGGATCTGGCATAAAAAAGGATAATTTTAAAGCAGTTGAATTATATCAAAAATCTTGTGACTTAAATAGTGATTTAGGTTGTTTTAATCTTGGAGCTATGTATGCAATTGGATCTGGTGTTAGAAAAGATATTTCTAAAGCTTTAGAATATTTTGGAAAAGCTTGTGATTTAAGAGATGATTTAGATTGTTAA
- a CDS encoding adenosylmethionine--8-amino-7-oxononanoate transaminase, producing MNLKELDLKYIWHPCTQMSDHEFLPLIPIKKAKGIYLYDFDEKSYIDCISSWWVNIFGHCNDYINEKIKDQLQNLEHVLLAGFSHEPIIKLSQRLCKLLPFDKCFFADNGSSAIEVALKMSFQYHLNNGSKKDKFLALSNSYHGETLGALSVGDVALYKKTYEPLLLKNITTPVPTSKDYTKELEILESILKNHHHEICAFILEPLLQCAGNMHMYELGYLNEAIKLAKNYDVQVIFDEIATGFGRTGEMFALDYCSQSIDYICLSKGITGGYLPLSVVLTKDEIYEKFYDSYESQKAFLHSHSYTGNALACVAANATLDIFEKENIITKNKIKSAFIKTQWESLKEFEFLGNFRNLGMVSAFDIQKSKYQRAGLEVFQKALEKGLLLRPLGNTIYFMPPYIINEDEISYVVQSLREIFKNF from the coding sequence ATGAATTTAAAAGAACTAGACTTAAAATACATTTGGCACCCTTGCACGCAAATGAGCGATCATGAATTTTTACCTTTAATACCTATAAAAAAAGCTAAGGGAATATATTTGTATGATTTTGATGAAAAATCATACATAGACTGTATTAGCTCTTGGTGGGTAAATATTTTTGGCCATTGTAATGATTATATAAACGAAAAAATCAAAGATCAGCTACAAAATTTGGAACATGTTTTACTTGCAGGCTTTTCGCATGAGCCTATCATAAAGCTTTCACAAAGACTTTGCAAACTTTTACCTTTTGATAAATGTTTTTTTGCAGACAACGGAAGTTCAGCCATAGAAGTAGCTTTAAAAATGAGTTTTCAATACCACTTAAACAATGGCTCTAAAAAGGATAAATTCTTAGCTCTTAGCAATTCTTATCATGGAGAAACCTTAGGTGCATTAAGCGTTGGCGATGTAGCGCTTTATAAAAAAACCTATGAGCCTTTACTTTTAAAAAATATCACAACGCCTGTGCCAACTAGCAAGGACTATACAAAAGAACTTGAAATTTTAGAAAGCATTTTAAAAAATCATCATCATGAAATTTGTGCTTTTATACTTGAGCCTTTACTTCAATGTGCAGGCAATATGCATATGTATGAGCTTGGGTATTTAAATGAAGCGATTAAGCTTGCTAAAAATTATGATGTGCAAGTGATATTTGATGAAATAGCCACAGGTTTTGGACGCACAGGAGAAATGTTTGCGCTAGATTATTGTTCACAAAGCATTGATTATATATGTCTTTCTAAAGGTATCACGGGCGGGTATTTACCCCTTTCAGTAGTGCTTACTAAAGATGAAATTTATGAGAAATTTTATGATAGCTATGAAAGTCAAAAAGCCTTTTTACACTCTCACTCTTACACAGGCAATGCCCTAGCTTGCGTAGCGGCTAATGCGACTTTGGATATTTTTGAAAAAGAAAATATCATCACAAAAAACAAAATCAAAAGTGCTTTTATAAAAACTCAATGGGAGAGTTTAAAAGAATTTGAATTTTTAGGAAATTTTAGAAATTTAGGTATGGTGAGTGCATTTGACATACAAAAAAGCAAATACCAAAGAGCTGGACTTGAAGTTTTTCAAAAAGCCTTAGAAAAAGGATTACTTTTAAGACCACTTGGAAACACTATATATTTTATGCCACCATATATTATAAATGAAGATGAAATTTCTTATGTAGTGCAATCTTTAAGAGAGATTTTTAAGAATTTTTGA
- the bioD gene encoding dethiobiotin synthase — translation MKIYISGIDTDVGKTYLSARLCKELGFDYFKLIQAGTPKDSEVVSQFSPKTKIFKEGVFLQTPASPHKGRILENLNYKAFDIQIPQSDKLIIELAGGLFSPLDDEKTMIDYMSAFKYPTILVAKDYLGSINHTLLSIEALKQRDIKILALILKTQDNFSKDFISKYTSIPIIEFDDTVCEKLSKILKNLS, via the coding sequence ATGAAAATTTATATCAGCGGTATAGACACAGATGTTGGTAAGACTTATCTAAGTGCTAGGCTTTGTAAGGAATTGGGCTTTGATTATTTTAAGCTTATTCAAGCAGGCACGCCAAAAGATAGCGAGGTAGTATCTCAATTTAGCCCAAAAACTAAGATTTTTAAAGAAGGTGTGTTTTTGCAAACTCCTGCTTCGCCACACAAAGGCAGGATTTTAGAAAATTTAAACTATAAGGCCTTTGATATACAAATTCCACAAAGTGATAAACTCATTATTGAACTAGCTGGTGGGCTTTTTTCGCCCCTTGATGATGAAAAAACGATGATTGATTATATGAGTGCGTTTAAGTACCCTACGATTTTAGTCGCAAAAGATTATCTAGGAAGTATCAATCACACGCTTTTAAGCATAGAAGCACTAAAACAAAGAGATATTAAAATTCTTGCTTTAATCTTAAAAACTCAAGATAATTTTAGCAAGGATTTTATAAGTAAATATACTTCAATTCCTATTATAGAATTTGATGATACAGTATGTGAAAAACTTTCAAAAATTCTTAAAAATCTCTCTTAA
- a CDS encoding DMT family transporter → MEWFFLNLAACFEVLGIVIMKELVKTKKRLYFLALAISFAFSFGFLSLSMQSIAMSVAYSIWTGVGTAGGVIIGILFYKENKSFIKLSLIIIIIACTIGLKILS, encoded by the coding sequence ATGGAATGGTTTTTTCTCAATCTTGCAGCATGTTTTGAAGTTCTTGGTATTGTTATCATGAAAGAATTGGTTAAAACTAAAAAGAGGTTGTATTTTTTGGCTTTAGCAATTAGTTTTGCCTTCTCTTTTGGATTTTTAAGTTTGAGTATGCAAAGCATAGCTATGAGCGTAGCATACTCTATATGGACTGGAGTTGGTACTGCTGGTGGAGTGATAATTGGAATTCTTTTTTATAAAGAAAATAAAAGCTTTATAAAGCTTTCGTTGATTATCATAATTATTGCTTGTACAATAGGCTTAAAAATACTTTCCTAA
- a CDS encoding DMT family transporter → MFKQMSANFAWFMVVLGGVVECFWVSGLKHSSEIWHYVLTIIGVYISFACMLKACEKLEVSIVYSVFVGIGTVGVVLNEMLIFNEPVSIIKIILIAILLLSVIGLKFASKES, encoded by the coding sequence ATGTTTAAACAAATGAGTGCAAATTTTGCTTGGTTTATGGTTGTGCTAGGTGGAGTTGTGGAATGTTTTTGGGTAAGTGGTTTGAAACATTCTAGTGAAATTTGGCACTATGTATTAACTATCATAGGTGTTTATATTTCATTTGCATGCATGCTAAAAGCTTGTGAAAAATTAGAAGTAAGTATTGTTTATAGTGTTTTTGTGGGTATTGGAACTGTGGGTGTAGTGTTAAACGAAATGTTGATTTTTAACGAGCCTGTATCTATTATAAAAATTATTTTGATAGCTATTTTGCTTTTGAGTGTTATAGGGCTTAAATTTGCAAGTAAAGAGAGTTAA
- a CDS encoding isoaspartyl peptidase/L-asparaginase family protein, with amino-acid sequence MKLLIKSKNILLTLASIALLSSTNVLAKNFEPVIVIHGGTSGLGLTEEEFIKREKVMKESLKAGQNILEKGGSSVDAVIAAIKVMENSPEFNAGKGAVFTSDGFNELDASLMDGKSLNAGAIAMARTIKNPIEAAKIVMDKTPHTLIAGEGADKLAKNNGLEIVNQKYFYTDHRYKQLQDAKKSKKVLLDSDKAKAHLGISTEPYLGTVGAIALDKNGNLAAGTSTGGTTNKMTGRIGDSPIIGAGNYANNDSVAVSCTGTGDIYIRVAAAHEVASLYKYKKLSVQKAAEETIKEVAELGGTGGIISIDKNGKVGYAWTKDKLGMYHGEARIGKEPKIFWPVDKK; translated from the coding sequence ATGAAATTATTAATAAAAAGCAAAAATATTTTGCTCACATTAGCAAGTATAGCACTTTTATCAAGTACCAATGTACTAGCAAAAAATTTCGAACCAGTTATTGTTATCCATGGAGGTACAAGTGGATTAGGTCTTACCGAAGAAGAATTTATTAAAAGAGAAAAGGTAATGAAAGAATCTTTAAAAGCTGGTCAAAACATACTTGAAAAAGGAGGAAGTTCTGTTGATGCAGTTATTGCAGCTATAAAAGTAATGGAAAATAGTCCTGAATTTAATGCTGGAAAAGGAGCTGTATTTACTTCAGATGGATTTAATGAACTTGATGCTTCTTTAATGGATGGAAAAAGTTTGAATGCAGGTGCTATTGCTATGGCTAGAACTATTAAAAATCCTATAGAAGCAGCAAAAATTGTCATGGATAAAACTCCTCATACTTTAATAGCAGGAGAAGGTGCTGACAAGCTTGCTAAAAACAATGGCCTAGAGATTGTTAATCAAAAATATTTTTACACAGATCACAGATATAAACAATTACAAGATGCTAAAAAAAGTAAAAAAGTATTACTTGATAGTGATAAAGCAAAAGCTCATTTAGGAATAAGCACAGAACCTTACTTAGGAACCGTTGGAGCCATTGCTTTGGATAAAAATGGAAATTTAGCAGCAGGAACAAGCACAGGCGGAACTACAAATAAAATGACAGGTCGCATTGGAGACTCTCCTATTATAGGTGCTGGAAACTATGCAAATAACGACTCAGTAGCAGTATCTTGCACAGGAACTGGAGATATTTATATTAGAGTTGCTGCTGCCCACGAAGTTGCATCATTATATAAATATAAAAAATTATCAGTACAAAAAGCAGCTGAAGAAACCATAAAAGAAGTAGCAGAACTTGGCGGAACGGGCGGAATTATTTCTATTGATAAAAATGGTAAAGTAGGATATGCTTGGACTAAAGATAAGCTAGGTATGTATCATGGCGAAGCAAGAATAGGTAAAGAGCCTAAGATATTTTGGCCTGTAGATAAAAAATAA
- a CDS encoding Sua5 YciO YrdC YwlC family protein, which translates to MIYLAQTDTTAGFLSKDLKALNKLKKRQLNKPCLITTAKFSELQKLTRIPKYFKNTIRKSKKTTFLYSNSKAIRVVKDCAHEEFLKQFDWLYSTSANKHGKKFDEKWARQNADEIIDEIFFENSASKIFKLRGTRLIKVR; encoded by the coding sequence ATGATTTATTTAGCTCAAACTGATACAACTGCTGGGTTTTTAAGTAAAGATTTAAAAGCCCTTAATAAACTCAAAAAAAGGCAATTAAATAAACCTTGTCTTATTACAACAGCTAAATTTAGTGAGCTTCAAAAGCTTACAAGAATTCCAAAATACTTTAAAAATACCATTAGAAAAAGCAAAAAAACTACTTTTTTATACTCTAATTCTAAAGCAATACGCGTTGTAAAAGATTGTGCTCATGAAGAATTTTTAAAACAATTTGATTGGCTTTATTCTACTTCAGCAAATAAACATGGAAAAAAATTTGATGAAAAATGGGCTAGACAAAATGCTGATGAGATTATAGATGAAATTTTTTTCGAAAATAGTGCCTCAAAGATTTTTAAGCTACGAGGCACGAGATTAATTAAAGTTCGATAA